CATGGATTATTTATTCGTCATCGGCATGAATGGTAAATTTTGTGGAAGCTTACTGGAAATAGTTGATATCTTTAGCATTCtgactttcttttttcctcttcaaGGATTTCTTAGATGGGTCCGTACTTGTAAATCATTCCGTTTGTTGTTACTATGCCTTTGGACTTTTAGATCCTTTTAGAAGGTTAATTTATACCCTTTTATGTTACTGTAGCCGCTCGTGGAAGCTCCCTCGTGTATATTTCATGCTAAAACAGAACTCCATTCCTTGGATTTGCACGTTCTGTATATATTCCCTCCCATAGCTGTTTTACAGAGCCGTCAGTTTGTGACCTACTCAAGTAAGCATGAGTAAGTAATTACTTTCCaaatctctttttctttctgctGAATGTAATCGTGCATAGTATTCCCAATTCTTTATCACTTCTCACTTCTCACCTCTCACATGATAGCTTTTATATATTTGTCTTTAGAATCATGTTGTTGAGCTGATTGTATTGTATACAATATAACTGATTACAGTTCGTACTCTAAAACCCCAAAGTGGCTTTTTTGCTGCTTTCTTTTGACTTTGGTTCCTGTTTCATATAAAGATACTGAAGAGGGTGCATTTTTGAACGTGTCGGACGCTTCATTTTGATGCATACAAGAGAAGGGGCCGTAACGAGAATCAGGTGTTTTTTTCTGGATGTCTTGGGTTCTCTCTTTTGTACTTGGCCACTCCATTCTAACACGTAAGTTTGGTCTGCATTAGTCTTTAGAGGGTTCCTTCACTTAGACTGAATATCGCAGAATATTGCTTTTGGGGATGGATTAAAAGTTTGTTGCATGTAATGGGGTTTAATCAATCCATGAATTCATTATAATTCATGAGTTGTCTTGAAACTATCAAGTCTATAGAAACCATCTTTTCCATATTGGTCATGGTGATAAGTTTGTAATGAtacaaaatcattttaaattttggggAATTTTGTTGTACAGCAACGGATATGAGCTggtaaaaaattgatatatttgcGATTTTGACTAGGATGTATTTACCAGAAGGAAGTGAATAGTTTTCTTTCTATTATACTTCCCAAGGCATGTGTTCGATTTAGACTATTTCTCACCAAACATCGATTGAAAAGTCGTGTCTTAGGAATGAAAGGGCAAAGTATTCATTTACGAAAAATGGAGGGACAAGAAGGAAATGAAAAAATTCTCCAActttcattattttaatatacATTTTATTAGAAAGGAATAGGGGGGATAAGAGCAAAAATGACCAAAATTTATATAGTAGTTTCAATTGTTAGATTTATTTACGACAAACATGAGGTTGAATATTGAATTTCTATCTTCAATACATAAGTCGTGTTAGGTTTATTTGGGTCGTAGATGTTTTATTCTAGATAAATTATTCACACAAAATTTTAATGGTGATCATTCTATGCCCACCCAAACCCTTCCATCTTAAAATTTATGAACTTTTGTTTGCATTTTGCttaattctaaaattttcatttgATGCTCATTTTAGGAGACTTCTCACTAATTAGTTTCTTTCGTTTCATTTTCTTTATCTCCTTTTTGAATTTCTTCTgcacaaatctttttaatttctttcattTCCACATACTTTTCCATTTTATGAATAAATACCAAGTACATACTTAGGTTAAAGATAATTATCTTAAAAAGTAATTAATACAACATTTTTCAAACACAAATTCAAAtagaaatatttacaaatataataaaatatagttaataataaatattaatagacACTAATAAATTAAGACATAGAAAAATTTCACGGTTATATATAATCTATAAAATTgcattatatttgtaaataattttcaacatttggtattttttaaaaaacagaaaaagaaacaaacaaactaTAAAAAAATTCCTATAagacaaattcaatttttcgaggtaagtaaatatttcgttaatttttttatttttgaaaattttcaaaaacaatttTCGGTTAATATTTAACGCCAACTTtccatttaaaacaatttcgttaattagaaatattttattttatttcttttaaaaagaaaaactaatagCGTTGCTGCCCTGGACGGGCAGAAACTGACCGAGTTGCCATTATCCGTCTTCCCAAGGTTTGACGCGGAAACGACACCCAGTCAACGTGGCATCTAAATAACCAATAACCATCCGCCACGTACACAAACTACGTGTTAACCGCTACACGTTTTAACTACAATGTATTGTTTCCGAAAACAGCCACGAAACAAAAAATCCTGTTTGTTCCTTGATAAATCTCAAGAATTCTTGGTAATCTGAAGAATTCGTCTCCATTTTTCTGATCCAAATCTCATTTGCGCCTCCCGGATCATCCTCTCAAAAATGGTATTTTCCTTTCCCTCCCTTCTTTGAGTTAATTCTTCGTCCTTACCCTTGATTTTTTCCTCTCTAGGGTTTTCTATTTGAGCTATGATCGATGCTGATTTCGATTTGTGTGGGTTTATGATTTGATTGATGGGTTTTGTAGACGACATCGCGGCGTCTTGCGGATCGGAAGGTGGAGAGGTTTGAGAAGAACATTTTGAAGAGAGGGGCTGTGCCTGAGACTGCTACTAAGAAGGGAAAAGATTACCCTGTTGGCCCTATTCTTCTTGGATTCTTCGTTTTTGTCGTCATTGGATCATGTGAGTTTTACATTCTGGAATGCTTATATTTTGGCATATTGTGGATTTTTATTTTGCGGTTACGTTAATTTATCTAATAGGAACGTGATATCTAGCCCTTCTTTGTAAATTCTCATGAAGACCCAAACCCAAAGTTCGAGAatttatgtacatatatatatgctatatatttaattgtATTTGTAACCTTTGTTTCTTATGATGGGTAGAAAGAATTCATCCATTTTTGTTGAAGGGAGTGCGGCACACGGTCTAAAATTGTTCAGGATTCGATTTTGCGATAATTTTCTGGCTCAACAGATGGCTCAGGAACAATTTGCATTTAAAATTTCTAAGAAGCACAAATGCTTTAGTTTTCTAGACTGGTTTTAGACACTTATTGGTGCAATAAATATGTTAAACATGCGTAGAACAGTTGTTGTTGAAAGACATAGATGTCAATAATGGTAACTTTGAGAGTGAAATAGATGAAGCTAAGTTTTCTAAGTATACAATTGCATCAAcacatttaatttgatttttcttttgtcttttggtataaaataatatatatttaaaacatTAAACGTGACCTTGCTGTGTCTGTGTTGTGTAGTATCTATGTCTCAGCTGTATACTTCGTAGTAAAATCTTGAACGATTGTTGATGAGGTTCATTTTGATAAATGAAGTGGTTTTTGGTTGTGTATCTGTGGGCTGATCTTGTGTTCCATTGTTGGAATTGTGCAGCTCTGTTTCAGATAATCAGGACGGCAACAGGTGGAGGAATGGGATGAGAGCCATCTTCAATTCTGATGAGAGGGGTAGCAGGCAGGACATGAGGTTAAAACTTATTGAGTTAATTTGTTTGTACTATCTGTTCTCTGCCTATTTGTCCTATCCTCTAGGAGAAGTTTAGAAAGTAAAGAGTAAGTAAGACCATTTATGGTCATCCTGTGAATTactcttattaaaaaaaaagtaatttaaaTAACAGTGCACATGCCTAAGTGCTATGCTATATGCTATATCCTATATCTAATCGTTTTGTTCATTGTTCATGTCACGATCTCTCAACTCTTTAGGTGCACTTCCTTTTACATGTGAGTTTGGAAACAAAATGCTTTCACTTTTGTAACCCTCTTTCAAGCACTTATTACCTGTCTCATTCCAAGCCCAACCCAAAGAATTTCATAGGAAAATTGCCATAAATACCATGCATTTGTAGAGCTTTCAATTATAAACCAAACCAATGAGAAAAACAATTCTCCTCTTATTCATGCCTACTCTAGGCCCCATGTTTTACTTGAGATACATTGTTGGCCCAGTGGTCCTAGTGATTATTAAAGGACTATGGTTCAATACAAAACGTAGAGGCAATGGTGGCCAGCCTCTTAGAGGTTTATGAATTTTCATGGCACCAAAATATTATAGGTTCATGGACAAGAGGTGTCACAAGCTGCCATTTTATTATATCTTGTGGGTTTAGTGGTTGGAAAGACCGTAACGAGCTGTAAAGAATTTTACCTTTTAAGTTTATGCATGCATAAGGTAACGACCATTTTAGTAGTCTTAGAAAAGTTAGGTCGGTCTCATTGATAGAAATTTAGAGCTTCGGATCTTCGCACTAGGAAGGGACCTAGATTTTCCTATCCCTGCCCCTTTCCCATTCAGTGTCAGtataattttcatttaaataaaaCGTTATAAAAATTTTCTAACATAAAACAATAGTATTTGTtgcaaatatataattaaaatgttAAGTTTTCATAATGTTTTTCTAACTTGAATATTACAACATTGAGTTTATGTGTTAGAGTGTTTATTTTAGAGCTATTTATGTATGAATAATTAAATGGGTATCCACTTAGTTCACAACTCCCTCCAGATTCCTGGTGTAATTGAAGATTATCTCTCTCGTTTGAGAAAGaataaatgaaaaacaaaatcaCCTTTAGGTTCCAACATGGATCGAATTTTGATCATATACACTTCTTTTTAACCGTTCATATGATTTGCTGTTCGTGCTTCAAACAGATTACTTCTCCTTCTCTTTCGAAGGAATTGATTGAAACTCCATTGCCCAAAGTCAAAACATTTTATAGTCCATGCACTTGAAGTACAAATTTCTTTACAAGTTATTATTGAACTACTCTTTTCTTACAAACTCTAATTGTTTAATTGTTTTTATCATTGAtttatacatttatatatataaaccatATTTTTCTCCTCCCTTCTTTCCCATGTTTCTAATTGACTCCACCTTGTTGGTCACTGCTGAAGACTAACTTTGGCAAGAATCATCAATGGTAACGTGTTTCGGTGAAAACCTCCATTTAATTTTGGCAAATTTTCGGCAGCAACGATCGATGGATGATTATTACCTTCAACGTCCAAACTCTAACAACCATTTTCTATGAATACTACTTCTAGCGGCCAACTCCGACTAATTTTGATCCTCGATTTCATCAATATTCTTAAACAACCAACTCTAACAATCATTTTAGCCAATCATATGCTAAAGGAACTTGGTTAGCAAAAGCATTCATAAGTGCAAAATTGAGATTATTATTTCAAGTGCTTAATAATTGTCTATCTTATATATCAACATACCATAGCCAATCCAAACAAACTTGCATATCAAAACATTTTGAGAAACTGTTACCAAATATTTCAATGCATAAGCCTGTTTAATGACGGAAGCGATTGCATCTTTTGAGGCTCACCATTTCTTGGTGGAATGGATCTTCTCGATATGAATATTTTTATGATGATATGATATTGTCTTCCAAAAGGTTTTGTCTCCTTCAAAAAGCTTTTGTTTTCTCTTGATTAtgagtataaaaaaaaatatgatgaTTCGAAAAATTCATTAAATCCAACCCAACACATATTATTTGAATTGAGTTATTAACTCAGTTATTAACTCATCCGGGCTGagttgggttaaattaaatttaaatttaatggaTTTGTCTCGAACCTAACccaaaattcaattttaaaaagtatatctatacatatttattctaattttttaatattatgaTTGTATTAGATAATTTATTCTCCaaatattctttaaaaaaatttatatcatttttggaagtaaattttttataaatataaaccgaaattatatttatcttaattcaatatataaaaataattaaataaaattttacatattattttatttattttaaaacgaTAGATAGCTAAACCATATCCTAATCAACCCAACCCAAATGTCTTGTTGGGTTCTTGGTTCTAACAATCACATCACTTATATTaatctcaaaattttctaagaaagaaagaatcaaATTATAGCATACACAACCATACATAACTATACTAACATATAAATGTGTTCGTGACTGAATGATTTATAATTCAAATATTCTGCACCTTTAAACCAAGGATTCAAATTAGATGGGTATACATACCTTTGGAAAATTTGGTACAAATGTTCCCCAGGAGAAGGCTTAATATAATGGTGGAATGGAGGAAAAAAAAGGTGGAACATGAGAGATAAGAGGGTTTGATATTAGCCAAGGAGACTGC
This region of Cucumis melo cultivar AY chromosome 7, USDA_Cmelo_AY_1.0, whole genome shotgun sequence genomic DNA includes:
- the LOC127150194 gene encoding uncharacterized protein LOC127150194; translation: MTTSRRLADRKVERFEKNILKRGAVPETATKKGKDYPVGPILLGFFVFVVIGSSLFQIIRTATGGGMG